In Gemmatimonadetes bacterium T265, one DNA window encodes the following:
- a CDS encoding DNA-directed RNA polymerase sigma-70 factor, whose amino-acid sequence MGLGRDAPYLAGAVRAAFGPRAAPSAIRVTFPPSDSVNELLAAWRRGDRAALDALMPAVYAELRRQAARALRDQPDGHTLQPTALVHETYVRLADQPGAGGESRAHFFAVAALVMRSVLVDHARARGRAKRGGARDRVTLSAAGGVATPEAAVDVLDLDEALDRLGVRDPRKARVVELRYFVGLSIEETAAVLGASPATVKREWTAARAWLRRELTDV is encoded by the coding sequence TTGGGCCTGGGGCGAGACGCGCCGTATCTTGCCGGCGCCGTCCGGGCCGCGTTCGGCCCACGCGCGGCCCCCTCCGCGATCCGCGTGACGTTCCCGCCGTCCGACTCCGTCAACGAGCTGCTCGCCGCGTGGCGCCGCGGCGACCGCGCGGCGCTCGACGCCCTCATGCCGGCCGTCTACGCCGAGCTGCGCCGCCAGGCCGCGCGCGCGCTCCGCGACCAGCCCGACGGGCACACGCTGCAGCCCACGGCGCTCGTGCACGAGACCTATGTCCGCCTCGCCGACCAGCCCGGGGCCGGCGGGGAGAGCCGCGCGCACTTCTTCGCCGTCGCGGCGCTCGTGATGCGCTCGGTCCTCGTCGACCACGCGCGGGCGCGTGGGCGCGCGAAGCGGGGCGGGGCGCGCGACCGCGTCACGCTCAGCGCCGCCGGCGGGGTGGCCACCCCGGAGGCCGCCGTCGACGTTCTGGACCTCGACGAGGCGCTCGACCGGCTCGGCGTCCGCGATCCGCGCAAGGCCCGCGTCGTCGAGCTGCGCTACTTCGTCGGCCTGAGCATCGAGGAGACGGCCGCCGTGCTCGGCGCCTCGCCGGCTACGGTCAAACGCGAGTGGACCGCGGCGCGCGCCTGGCTCCGGCGCGAGCTCACGGACGTCTGA
- a CDS encoding arylesterase encodes MPYLKTTAAPTTDLYFEDSGGSGQAVVLIHGWPLSLRSWESQANALTAAGYRVVAYDRRGFGESGKATGGYDYDTFASDLNDLLTELNLSNAVLVGFSMGGGEVARYIGRYGEGRVAKAVLMSAVTPYLLKTADNPDGGLGESDVEQMVAGVTKDRINFLHDFLQNFYKGGLLAPKASDDVINFAKSLAWRASPLGTQRCIVAFGTTDFRGDLAKFTVPTLVLHGDSDGIVPIDASGRRAAELVKGSRLEVVSGGPHGITATHADKVNTVLLDFLRS; translated from the coding sequence ATGCCTTACCTCAAGACGACCGCCGCGCCCACGACGGACCTCTACTTCGAAGACAGCGGCGGCTCCGGCCAGGCCGTCGTGCTCATCCACGGGTGGCCCCTCAGCCTCCGCTCGTGGGAGAGCCAGGCGAACGCGCTCACCGCGGCCGGTTACCGCGTCGTGGCGTACGACCGCCGTGGCTTCGGCGAGTCGGGCAAGGCAACCGGCGGCTACGACTACGACACGTTCGCGTCGGACCTGAACGACCTACTCACGGAGCTGAACCTCAGCAACGCCGTGCTCGTCGGCTTCTCGATGGGCGGCGGCGAGGTCGCGCGCTACATCGGCCGCTACGGCGAGGGACGCGTTGCCAAGGCGGTGCTCATGTCGGCCGTGACGCCCTACCTGCTAAAGACCGCCGACAACCCGGACGGCGGGCTCGGTGAGTCGGATGTCGAGCAGATGGTTGCCGGCGTCACAAAGGACCGGATCAACTTCCTGCACGACTTCCTACAAAACTTCTATAAGGGCGGACTGTTGGCGCCCAAGGCGAGCGACGACGTCATCAACTTCGCCAAGTCGCTCGCCTGGCGCGCGTCGCCGCTCGGGACACAGCGCTGCATCGTCGCCTTCGGGACGACGGACTTCCGGGGCGACCTCGCGAAGTTCACCGTCCCGACGCTCGTGCTGCACGGCGACAGCGACGGGATCGTGCCGATCGACGCTTCGGGGCGCCGAGCGGCCGAGCTGGTCAAGGGGAGCCGGCTGGAGGTCGTCAGCGGCGGGCCGCACGGGATCACGGCGACCCACGCCGACAAGGTGAACACGGTTCTTCTCGACTTCCTGAGGAGCTGA
- the panB_1 gene encoding 3-methyl-2-oxobutanoate hydroxymethyltransferase: MGKVTTATLTGLKARGTPAVFVTAYDYPTAVYADRAGADMLLVGDSAANTMLGLPSTTAIGMPEMLVFAGAVCRGARRAFVVGDLPFLSYQPSDASAIRNAGAFVRAGCDAVKCEGGRRVARRVRAMCDAGVAVMGHIGLTPQNLAQLGGYRVQGRTRAGVDALVDDARALEDAGAFALLLEAMPPDAAAQVRAALTIPVYGIGAGPYVDGQLLIAHDLLGSFVGDIRPRFVKRYGEVGAAIEGAFRAYAEDVRAGRFPAEEHWYAGEAARAPERSD, translated from the coding sequence GTGGGCAAGGTGACGACGGCGACGCTCACGGGGCTCAAGGCCCGCGGCACGCCGGCGGTGTTCGTGACCGCGTACGACTACCCCACCGCGGTCTACGCCGACCGCGCCGGCGCCGACATGCTCCTCGTCGGCGATTCGGCGGCGAACACGATGTTAGGCCTGCCGAGCACGACGGCGATCGGGATGCCCGAGATGTTGGTCTTCGCGGGGGCGGTGTGCCGGGGGGCGCGGCGCGCGTTCGTCGTCGGCGACCTGCCATTTCTCTCGTACCAGCCGTCGGACGCGAGCGCGATCCGCAACGCGGGCGCGTTCGTCCGCGCGGGGTGCGACGCGGTGAAGTGCGAGGGCGGGCGGCGCGTCGCGCGGAGGGTGCGCGCGATGTGCGACGCGGGCGTGGCGGTCATGGGCCACATCGGCCTCACGCCGCAGAACCTCGCGCAGCTGGGCGGCTACCGCGTGCAGGGGCGGACGCGCGCGGGGGTCGACGCGCTGGTCGACGACGCGCGCGCGCTCGAGGACGCGGGCGCGTTCGCGCTGCTGCTCGAGGCGATGCCGCCGGACGCCGCGGCGCAGGTGCGCGCGGCGCTCACGATCCCCGTCTACGGCATCGGCGCGGGGCCGTACGTCGACGGGCAGCTTCTCATCGCGCACGACCTGCTCGGCAGCTTCGTCGGCGATATCCGGCCGCGGTTCGTGAAGCGGTACGGGGAGGTCGGCGCGGCGATCGAGGGGGCGTTCCGGGCGTACGCGGAGGACGTGCGCGCGGGGAGATTCCCGGCCGAAGAACACTGGTACGCGGGGGAGGCGGCGCGCGCGCCGGAGCGGAGTGACTGA
- a CDS encoding O-acetylhomoserine aminocarboxypropyltransferase, whose product MSTSAAPSTPARDDRTARPLGIGTRAVHAAQETADPATKARAVPIYATTSYVFDSPDHAAALFGLKQFGNIYTRIMNPTTDVFERRVAALEGGVAAVATASGQAAQTLALLNLAQAGDSIVAATSLYGGTHALLAHTLPRLGITTRFVDLAEGPEAFARAIDDTTRAVYVETVGNPRLDVPDLRALADVAHAHGVPLVVDNTFATPVLCRPIEHGADVVVNSATKWIGGHGTAIGGVVVDGGTFDWGASPRFKALYQEPEAAYHGLVFSQAFGAIDLGGGPVNAAFALRLRLLLLRDIGPALSPFNAFLLLQGLETLHLRIQRHAENALAVARFLEQHPAVTWVRYPGLASHPSHALAARYLDGGFGGVLTFGVRASSADDAERVARETIAGLKLFSLLANVGDAKSLVIHPWSTTHEQLEPEQRVAAGATPDLIRLSIGIEDVDDLIADLDRALARAGARAAGTPNGQAADDGGDKGADTGAEVGAAAVA is encoded by the coding sequence ATGAGCACGAGCGCTGCCCCCAGCACCCCCGCCCGCGACGACCGGACCGCCCGCCCGTTAGGCATCGGCACCCGCGCCGTCCACGCCGCGCAGGAGACCGCCGACCCCGCCACGAAGGCGCGCGCCGTCCCGATCTACGCGACCACGTCGTACGTGTTCGACAGCCCCGACCACGCCGCGGCGCTGTTCGGGCTCAAGCAGTTCGGGAACATCTACACCCGCATCATGAACCCGACGACGGACGTCTTCGAGCGGCGCGTGGCCGCGCTCGAGGGCGGCGTCGCCGCGGTCGCGACGGCGAGCGGCCAGGCCGCGCAGACGCTCGCGCTGCTCAACCTCGCGCAGGCGGGCGACTCGATCGTCGCCGCGACGTCGCTCTACGGCGGCACGCACGCCCTGCTCGCCCACACGCTGCCGCGGTTAGGCATCACGACCCGCTTCGTCGACCTGGCCGAGGGGCCGGAGGCGTTCGCCCGCGCGATCGACGACACGACGCGCGCCGTCTACGTCGAGACGGTCGGCAACCCGCGGCTCGACGTGCCCGACCTCCGCGCGCTGGCCGACGTCGCCCACGCGCACGGCGTCCCGCTCGTCGTCGACAACACCTTCGCCACGCCCGTCCTCTGCCGCCCGATCGAGCACGGCGCCGACGTCGTGGTCAACTCGGCGACGAAGTGGATCGGCGGGCACGGGACGGCGATCGGCGGCGTGGTGGTCGACGGCGGCACGTTCGACTGGGGCGCGAGCCCGCGCTTCAAGGCGCTGTACCAGGAGCCGGAGGCGGCGTACCACGGCCTCGTCTTCTCGCAGGCGTTCGGCGCCATCGACCTCGGCGGCGGCCCCGTCAACGCGGCGTTCGCGCTCCGGCTGCGGCTGCTGCTGCTCCGCGACATCGGGCCGGCGCTCTCGCCGTTCAACGCGTTCCTCCTGCTGCAGGGGCTCGAGACGCTGCACCTCCGCATTCAGCGGCACGCGGAGAACGCGCTCGCCGTCGCGCGCTTCCTCGAGCAGCACCCCGCGGTGACGTGGGTGCGCTACCCGGGGCTGGCGTCGCACCCGTCGCACGCGCTCGCGGCGCGCTACCTGGACGGCGGGTTCGGCGGCGTGCTGACCTTCGGCGTGCGCGCGTCGAGCGCGGACGACGCGGAGCGCGTGGCCCGCGAAACGATCGCCGGGCTGAAGCTGTTCTCGCTGCTCGCGAACGTCGGCGATGCGAAGAGCCTCGTCATCCACCCCTGGTCGACGACGCACGAGCAGCTCGAGCCCGAGCAGCGCGTCGCGGCGGGCGCGACGCCCGACCTCATCCGCCTCTCGATCGGGATCGAGGACGTCGACGACCTTATCGCGGACCTCGACCGGGCGCTCGCGCGCGCGGGCGCGCGCGCCGCCGGGACGCCTAACGGGCAGGCCGCCGACGACGGCGGGGACAAGGGGGCCGACACCGGCGCCGAGGTGGGCGCGGCGGCGGTGGCGTGA
- a CDS encoding peptidase: MPAPLRVLTLRSAVLLAAATAARPAAAQPARAPLTDAQRRGVGDTSIFAPLAEIGPPNAFRDASGGPGARYWQNRADYDIRATLDTGAKQLTGELRLRYTNHSPDTLRFVWMQVEQNAFTDSSLNAYVYPQASRFGARGFEGGDVITRFAQVTGRGAPRALATRVNGTVMKVDLAEPLAPGAVTTFDVAWHFRIPEHGADRMGREGSLYELAQWYPRVCVYDDVRGWNIEPYLGQGEFYLEYGDFTYAVTLPAGYVVAGTGTLENPREVLTPAEIQRLARARTSDTPVAITTAEELQSGAARPRTAGTLTWRFAARNVRDVAWTASPEYLWDASSWHGILAQAYYRPSAASLWKDAADQSRMSIQEYSERWFPYPYPQISAVEGPVSGMEYPMLAMEARGSDKYDLYNVVTHEIGHNWFPMIVGSNERIHMWQDEGFNTFINTFSEARRYPERGDQLRRAAEERGYVQGAMAAGLDRPVDIPPDRINPQLLGLVAYVKPSVALQTLRQEVLGPAAFDDAFRAYIRRWAFKHPTPADFYRTMEDVSGRRLDWFWREWFVDDPTFDQAVDSVAVAQRGDTSDVTVLYGNRSRGVLPIRARFTFSDGSTQGVDYPAEVWTMNTSRYARRYRFVGKRLARVELDPDRRLVDVDRSNNVWQAEGAPRAVGAAPAAAPR, from the coding sequence ATGCCTGCTCCACTCCGTGTTCTAACGCTGCGTTCCGCGGTCCTGCTCGCCGCGGCCACGGCGGCCCGCCCGGCGGCCGCGCAGCCGGCGCGGGCGCCGCTCACCGACGCGCAGCGGCGCGGGGTCGGCGACACGTCGATCTTCGCCCCGCTCGCCGAGATCGGGCCGCCCAACGCCTTCCGCGACGCCTCCGGCGGGCCGGGCGCGCGCTACTGGCAGAACCGCGCCGACTACGACATCCGCGCCACGCTCGACACCGGCGCGAAGCAGCTGACGGGCGAGCTCCGGCTGCGCTACACCAACCACTCGCCCGACACGCTCCGCTTCGTCTGGATGCAGGTCGAGCAGAACGCGTTTACCGACAGCTCGCTCAACGCGTACGTCTACCCGCAGGCGTCGCGCTTCGGCGCGCGCGGGTTCGAGGGCGGCGACGTGATCACGCGCTTCGCGCAGGTGACCGGCCGCGGCGCGCCGCGCGCGCTCGCCACGCGCGTCAACGGCACAGTGATGAAGGTCGACCTCGCCGAACCGCTCGCGCCTGGCGCGGTGACGACGTTCGACGTCGCGTGGCACTTCCGCATCCCGGAGCACGGGGCGGACCGCATGGGGCGCGAGGGGTCGCTCTACGAGCTCGCGCAGTGGTACCCGCGCGTCTGCGTCTACGACGACGTCCGCGGCTGGAACATCGAGCCCTACCTCGGCCAGGGCGAGTTCTACCTCGAGTACGGCGACTTCACGTACGCCGTGACGCTGCCGGCCGGCTACGTCGTCGCGGGCACGGGCACGCTCGAGAACCCGCGCGAGGTGCTGACGCCGGCCGAGATCCAGCGGCTCGCGCGCGCGCGCACGTCGGACACGCCGGTCGCGATCACGACGGCCGAGGAGCTGCAGAGCGGCGCCGCGCGCCCGCGCACGGCGGGCACGCTCACCTGGCGCTTCGCCGCGCGCAACGTGCGCGACGTCGCGTGGACGGCGAGCCCGGAGTACCTGTGGGACGCGTCGTCGTGGCACGGCATCCTCGCGCAGGCCTACTACCGGCCGAGCGCGGCCTCGCTGTGGAAGGACGCGGCCGACCAGAGCCGCATGTCGATCCAGGAGTACTCGGAGCGCTGGTTCCCGTACCCCTACCCGCAGATCTCGGCGGTCGAAGGCCCGGTGAGCGGGATGGAGTACCCGATGCTCGCGATGGAGGCGCGCGGGAGCGACAAGTACGACCTCTACAACGTCGTGACGCACGAGATCGGGCACAACTGGTTCCCGATGATCGTCGGCTCTAACGAGCGCATCCACATGTGGCAGGACGAGGGCTTCAACACCTTCATCAACACGTTCAGCGAGGCGCGCCGCTACCCGGAGCGCGGCGACCAGCTGCGCCGCGCGGCCGAGGAGCGCGGGTACGTGCAGGGCGCGATGGCGGCCGGCCTCGACCGGCCGGTGGACATACCGCCCGACCGCATCAACCCGCAGCTGTTAGGCCTCGTGGCGTACGTGAAGCCGTCGGTCGCGCTCCAGACGCTGCGGCAGGAGGTGTTAGGCCCGGCCGCGTTCGACGACGCCTTCCGCGCCTACATCCGGCGCTGGGCGTTCAAGCACCCGACCCCCGCCGACTTCTACCGCACGATGGAGGACGTCAGCGGCCGGCGCCTCGACTGGTTCTGGCGCGAGTGGTTCGTCGACGACCCCACGTTCGACCAGGCGGTCGACTCGGTCGCGGTCGCGCAGCGGGGCGACACGTCGGACGTCACGGTCCTCTACGGCAACCGGTCGCGCGGCGTGCTGCCGATCCGGGCGCGGTTCACCTTCAGCGACGGGTCGACGCAGGGGGTCGACTACCCGGCCGAGGTGTGGACGATGAACACGTCGCGGTACGCGCGGCGGTACCGATTCGTCGGGAAGCGGCTCGCGCGGGTCGAGCTGGATCCGGACCGGCGGCTCGTCGACGTCGACCGGTCGAACAACGTGTGGCAGGCGGAAGGCGCGCCGCGCGCGGTCGGGGCGGCGCCGGCCGCGGCGCCCCGGTAG
- a CDS encoding LacI family transcriptional regulator encodes MPRTRPTIADVAQAASVSKATVSAVLNDSGPVAPDTRARVLRAVETLNFRPARGTARAGSGHSLGVLVKELDNPYFAGVIAGAREHAEAHGYALLLASSEREALAERRAIGLLTAADISGLIVTPVLDEDSDLSHLFDLRRRNIPFVLLGGIRGVPASLVGVDNQAASRSAADHLIGLGHERLVHFTGPPSSTQAGERAAGVQSACAAAGLRFTADDVIPAGAHLDDGYQAARAYFGERARDQMPTAVTCFNDLVAIGVCRALAELGLRVPDDVSVIGYDDIPLLAYLPVPLTTVRVPTIEMGRVAAELLLRHVEEGSAAATERVTLDAELIVRRSTQAPRTDTVAA; translated from the coding sequence ATGCCCCGCACCCGTCCGACCATCGCCGACGTCGCCCAGGCCGCTTCGGTGTCCAAAGCCACCGTCTCGGCCGTGCTCAACGACAGCGGCCCGGTCGCGCCGGACACCCGCGCGCGCGTGCTGCGCGCGGTCGAGACGCTCAACTTCCGGCCCGCCCGCGGGACGGCCCGCGCGGGCTCGGGACACAGCCTCGGCGTGCTCGTCAAGGAGCTCGACAACCCGTACTTCGCCGGCGTCATCGCCGGCGCGCGGGAGCACGCGGAGGCGCACGGCTACGCGCTCCTCCTCGCCAGTTCGGAGCGCGAAGCGCTGGCCGAGCGGCGTGCGATCGGGCTGCTCACCGCGGCCGACATCTCGGGGCTCATCGTCACCCCGGTGCTCGACGAAGACTCGGACCTCTCACACCTCTTCGACCTGCGCCGCCGTAACATCCCCTTCGTCCTGCTCGGCGGGATCCGGGGCGTGCCGGCGAGCCTCGTCGGCGTCGACAACCAGGCCGCCTCCCGGAGCGCGGCCGACCACCTGATCGGTCTCGGGCACGAGCGCCTCGTCCACTTCACAGGGCCGCCGAGCAGCACGCAGGCCGGGGAGCGCGCGGCGGGCGTCCAGAGTGCCTGCGCCGCGGCGGGGCTCCGCTTCACGGCCGACGACGTGATCCCGGCCGGGGCGCACCTCGACGACGGGTACCAGGCCGCCCGCGCCTACTTCGGCGAGCGCGCGCGCGACCAGATGCCCACCGCGGTCACCTGCTTCAACGACCTCGTCGCGATCGGCGTCTGCCGCGCGCTGGCGGAGCTCGGCCTGCGCGTCCCCGACGACGTCTCCGTGATCGGCTACGACGACATCCCGCTCCTCGCCTACCTCCCCGTCCCGCTCACGACCGTCCGCGTGCCGACGATCGAAATGGGCCGCGTCGCGGCCGAGCTGCTGCTGCGGCACGTCGAGGAAGGGAGCGCCGCCGCGACCGAGCGCGTCACGCTCGACGCGGAGCTCATCGTGCGCCGCTCCACGCAGGCGCCGCGCACGGACACGGTCGCCGCGTGA
- a CDS encoding GMC family oxidoreductase, whose protein sequence is MQQVVQTPGQGPTEYDAIVVGSGISGGWAAKELTEKGLNVLMLERGKNIEHIKDYVSATKAPWQFPHRGGRTVAMEEAYPILKRDYPLNEKNLDWWASDRDSPYTEVKRFDWYRGYHVGGRSLMWGRQSYRHSDIDFTANAKQGVGTDWPIRYAEIAPWYDHVERYSGIAGSRDGLEQLPDGQFQPPIPLNCVEEAAAEKVKAKFGGARRIIHSRTANATLKLPNRYPCQYRDACWLGCPYGAYFSTQSSTLPAAAATKRLTLKPFAIVTEVLYDKDRKRATGVRVLDAVTNQTTDYKAKVVFLCASTINSTWLLLRSATDVWPGGLGSSSGELGHNLMDHHFRVGASGRLDGYDDKTTYGRRPCGFYIPRFRNVGGDKRDYLRGFGYQGSASRDGWSRAVAELGIGGEFKDMAAEPGAWQMGATAFGEMLPDHRNTVTLDKTKTDKWGLPVVALDCQIRENEERMRKDMGPDMAEMLEAAGAKEIHVYNGDYAPGMGIHEMGSARMGTSPKNSVLNKHNQVWDAPNVFVTDGACMTSAACVNPSLTYMALSARAADFAVNALKTRDL, encoded by the coding sequence GTGCAGCAAGTCGTCCAGACGCCGGGGCAGGGACCCACGGAATACGACGCCATCGTCGTCGGGTCCGGCATCTCGGGGGGGTGGGCCGCCAAGGAGCTCACCGAAAAGGGGCTCAACGTGCTGATGCTCGAGCGGGGCAAGAACATCGAGCACATCAAGGACTACGTCAGCGCGACGAAGGCGCCGTGGCAGTTCCCCCACCGGGGCGGCCGCACCGTCGCGATGGAGGAAGCCTACCCGATCCTCAAACGCGACTACCCGCTCAACGAGAAGAACCTGGACTGGTGGGCCTCGGACCGGGACTCGCCTTACACGGAGGTCAAGCGCTTCGACTGGTACCGCGGCTACCACGTCGGCGGGCGCTCGCTCATGTGGGGGCGCCAGAGCTACCGCCACAGCGACATCGACTTCACCGCCAACGCGAAGCAGGGCGTCGGCACCGACTGGCCGATCCGCTACGCCGAGATCGCGCCGTGGTACGACCACGTCGAGCGGTATTCCGGGATCGCCGGCTCGCGCGACGGGCTGGAGCAGCTGCCCGACGGCCAGTTCCAGCCGCCGATCCCGCTCAATTGCGTCGAGGAGGCCGCGGCGGAGAAGGTGAAGGCGAAGTTCGGCGGCGCGCGGCGGATCATCCACTCGCGCACGGCGAACGCCACGCTCAAGCTGCCCAACCGATACCCCTGCCAGTACCGCGACGCGTGCTGGCTCGGCTGCCCGTACGGCGCCTACTTCAGCACGCAGTCGTCGACGCTCCCGGCCGCGGCGGCCACCAAGCGGCTGACGCTCAAGCCGTTCGCGATCGTCACCGAGGTCCTGTACGACAAGGACCGCAAGCGCGCCACCGGCGTCCGGGTGCTCGACGCGGTCACGAACCAGACGACGGACTACAAGGCCAAGGTCGTCTTCCTCTGCGCGTCGACGATCAACTCGACGTGGCTGCTGCTGCGCTCGGCGACCGACGTGTGGCCGGGCGGGTTGGGTAGCAGCTCCGGGGAGCTCGGGCACAACCTGATGGACCACCACTTCCGCGTCGGCGCGTCGGGGCGGCTCGACGGTTACGACGACAAGACGACCTACGGGCGTCGCCCGTGCGGGTTCTACATCCCGCGCTTCCGGAACGTCGGCGGCGACAAGCGCGACTACCTGCGCGGCTTCGGCTACCAGGGCAGCGCGAGCCGTGACGGCTGGTCGCGCGCGGTCGCGGAGCTCGGCATCGGCGGCGAGTTCAAGGACATGGCGGCCGAGCCCGGGGCGTGGCAGATGGGGGCGACCGCGTTCGGCGAGATGCTCCCCGACCACCGCAACACGGTCACGCTCGACAAGACCAAGACCGACAAGTGGGGGCTGCCGGTCGTCGCCCTCGACTGCCAGATCCGCGAGAACGAGGAGCGGATGCGCAAGGACATGGGCCCGGACATGGCCGAGATGCTCGAGGCGGCGGGCGCGAAGGAGATCCACGTGTACAACGGCGACTACGCGCCCGGGATGGGCATCCACGAAATGGGCTCGGCCCGCATGGGCACGAGCCCGAAGAACTCGGTGCTCAACAAGCACAACCAGGTGTGGGACGCGCCCAACGTGTTCGTCACCGACGGCGCGTGCATGACGAGCGCCGCGTGCGTCAACCCGTCGCTGACCTACATGGCGCTCTCGGCCCGCGCGGCCGACTTCGCCGTGAACGCGCTCAAGACCCGTGACCTCTGA
- the metX gene encoding homoserine O-acetyltransferase, with protein MTARALRRLEVPRFALECGAVLLDVTQVYHLDGALAPDRRNLVLVFHALTGSADAAGSDAGWWREVVGQGRAVDPARWAVLCPNLLGSCYGTRWGGVDWGPAVPDVATGAPPVTTRDQARLAARLVASLGVPLDAGALALVAGGSLGGMVALEWAAEYPDSARAAVALAAPASHPAWAVAWNHLQRAALDLAGPGREAEGLALARQIAMLSYRAPAEFDVRFGRARDAAGGAFAVEEYLTRHGARLVARFDPAAYRTLLGAMDAHDVGRGRGTVGAALRRFAGRLVGVGVPGDVLYEADVVRAWTAEAGADYRELHSNVGHDAFLVEHAQVGAILAEVLAEVAGPEGTGADITADAEEHAWAR; from the coding sequence GTGACCGCGAGGGCGCTCCGGCGGCTCGAGGTGCCCCGCTTCGCGCTCGAGTGCGGGGCGGTGCTCCTCGACGTCACGCAGGTCTACCACCTCGACGGCGCGCTCGCGCCCGACAGGCGGAACCTCGTGCTCGTCTTTCACGCGCTGACCGGGAGCGCCGACGCCGCCGGCTCGGACGCGGGGTGGTGGCGCGAGGTCGTCGGGCAGGGGCGCGCGGTCGACCCCGCGCGCTGGGCCGTGCTCTGCCCCAACCTGCTCGGGTCGTGCTACGGAACGCGGTGGGGCGGGGTGGACTGGGGGCCGGCCGTGCCGGACGTCGCGACGGGCGCGCCGCCGGTCACGACGCGCGACCAGGCGCGCCTCGCCGCCCGGCTCGTCGCCTCGCTCGGCGTGCCGCTCGACGCCGGGGCGCTCGCGCTCGTCGCGGGCGGCTCGCTCGGCGGGATGGTCGCGCTCGAGTGGGCGGCGGAATATCCGGACTCAGCGCGCGCGGCGGTCGCGCTCGCGGCGCCCGCGTCGCACCCGGCGTGGGCGGTCGCGTGGAACCACCTGCAACGCGCCGCCCTCGACCTCGCCGGCCCGGGGCGCGAGGCGGAGGGGCTCGCACTGGCGCGCCAGATCGCGATGCTGAGCTACCGCGCGCCGGCCGAGTTCGACGTGCGGTTCGGCCGCGCGCGCGACGCCGCCGGCGGCGCGTTCGCGGTCGAGGAGTACCTCACGCGGCACGGCGCACGCCTCGTGGCGCGCTTCGACCCGGCCGCGTACCGCACGCTGCTCGGCGCGATGGACGCGCACGACGTCGGGCGCGGGCGCGGGACGGTGGGTGCGGCGCTCCGGCGCTTCGCCGGGCGCCTGGTCGGCGTCGGCGTGCCCGGGGACGTGCTCTACGAGGCCGACGTCGTGCGCGCGTGGACGGCGGAGGCGGGGGCCGACTACCGCGAGCTGCACTCGAACGTCGGGCACGACGCGTTCCTCGTCGAGCACGCGCAGGTGGGGGCGATCCTGGCCGAGGTGCTGGCCGAGGTCGCGGGTCCCGAGGGCACGGGGGCTGACATCACGGCCGACGCGGAGGAGCACGCGTGGGCAAGGTGA